One genomic segment of Rivularia sp. PCC 7116 includes these proteins:
- a CDS encoding ComEC/Rec2 family competence protein has protein sequence MIQTPGLIICLAYIVGLLLSANPWGGVLILFLSAIGAVIVQRRRIVSKKLALQKTKPQVLEKAAHNLRTTPHPRILIIAGSIGLLATFYVQMRMPQPEAKDISNFIPVGNNKNQEQLVIVRGDVISTPRLTRSGKGQFWLKATQLSEVTNKQGEEGANKGVSGKLYVTVPILKSTGLHPNQQVEVTGVLYKPKSALNPGAFDFKKYLENLGAFAGLNGRQLKDFDEEHEWGWWKLRRQIIKSQVRWLGVPEGPLVSAMVLGSKAVDLPYQTRDLFVQAGLAHSIAASGFHVSLILGLVLGFTKRFTRKTQFICGCLSLILFLGLTGFQPSVLRAAIMGFAALIGIGLKRKVKQLGSLTIAATILLLVNPLWIWDLGFQLSFLATFGLIVTVPAITKRLLWLPPTIASLIAVPLAATIWTLPLQLYMFSVVPPYGILLNIIVTPLISLICIGGIVSAVAALTLPFAGSVLASALHYPTDLLIKIVEFFSNLPGNSFAVGKITIWQLLIIYGLLFSTWQIRWWQKRWLLAISISIGLVFIPALHSANNLFRVTLLAGGREPVVVIQDRGKIAVINSADEAIGNFTIVPFLQQQGVNIVDWAIATDFQNDGSNGWLEIIERLAIKTFYDFSPNPNYALSQKAIQAQVQQGKGIYQVLSLGQTVNAGSAVIRLVNNQLPIIQMQIRNQSWLFVGNLNPNQLNELIKNPSLPRPQVLWCQSKSLKDLVPVLKPQVAIAPNAKLEPKDISVLNRSKVQLFFTGRDGAIQWTPQRQFEAFVRNTEDITSFL, from the coding sequence ATGATTCAAACTCCTGGGTTAATTATTTGTCTTGCCTATATTGTAGGGTTGTTACTTAGCGCAAATCCTTGGGGCGGAGTGTTGATATTGTTTTTGAGCGCTATCGGAGCAGTTATTGTTCAAAGACGACGTATTGTTTCTAAGAAACTTGCTTTACAAAAAACAAAACCTCAAGTTTTAGAAAAAGCGGCTCATAATTTACGAACTACTCCCCATCCGAGAATATTGATAATCGCTGGCTCGATCGGATTGCTAGCAACATTCTATGTTCAAATGCGGATGCCGCAACCAGAAGCTAAAGATATTAGTAATTTTATTCCTGTTGGAAATAACAAAAATCAAGAACAATTGGTAATCGTTAGAGGAGATGTAATAAGTACACCCCGGTTAACTCGTTCGGGAAAGGGACAATTTTGGCTAAAAGCAACTCAACTTTCTGAAGTCACAAATAAACAAGGCGAAGAGGGAGCGAATAAAGGAGTTTCTGGAAAATTATACGTAACCGTACCTATTCTAAAATCCACTGGTTTACATCCGAATCAACAAGTTGAAGTTACTGGAGTTTTGTATAAACCCAAATCGGCATTAAACCCTGGAGCTTTTGATTTTAAGAAATATCTTGAAAATCTTGGTGCTTTCGCCGGTTTAAATGGAAGACAGTTAAAGGATTTTGATGAAGAGCATGAATGGGGATGGTGGAAGTTACGAAGGCAAATAATTAAATCGCAAGTTCGTTGGCTTGGTGTTCCCGAAGGTCCGCTTGTGAGTGCCATGGTTCTCGGCAGCAAAGCGGTTGATTTACCATATCAAACTCGGGATTTATTTGTACAAGCTGGATTAGCTCATTCTATTGCTGCTTCCGGATTTCATGTTTCGTTGATTTTGGGTTTAGTCTTAGGTTTTACAAAACGTTTTACTAGAAAAACTCAATTTATCTGCGGTTGTTTATCATTAATTTTATTTTTAGGCTTGACTGGTTTCCAGCCTTCGGTTCTCAGAGCCGCAATCATGGGATTTGCAGCTTTAATTGGTATAGGTTTAAAAAGAAAGGTAAAACAGCTAGGCTCATTGACAATTGCTGCAACTATATTATTACTAGTTAATCCTCTATGGATTTGGGATTTAGGATTTCAACTGAGTTTTCTCGCAACTTTCGGTTTAATTGTCACGGTACCCGCAATTACAAAACGTTTGCTATGGCTACCACCAACTATTGCATCTTTAATCGCAGTTCCCTTAGCAGCAACTATTTGGACTTTACCGTTGCAACTCTATATGTTCAGCGTAGTACCACCTTACGGAATCTTGCTCAACATTATCGTAACTCCTCTAATATCTTTAATTTGTATTGGTGGAATTGTTAGTGCTGTAGCTGCATTAACCTTGCCTTTTGCAGGAAGTGTTTTAGCTAGTGCTCTGCACTATCCAACGGATTTATTAATCAAAATAGTAGAATTTTTCAGCAATTTACCAGGAAACTCATTTGCTGTCGGTAAAATAACAATTTGGCAGCTACTTATTATTTATGGACTACTTTTCTCTACCTGGCAAATACGTTGGTGGCAAAAACGATGGTTACTGGCAATTTCAATTTCTATCGGCTTAGTATTTATCCCCGCTTTGCATTCAGCGAATAATTTATTTCGCGTCACGCTTTTGGCTGGCGGAAGAGAACCAGTTGTAGTAATTCAAGATCGAGGGAAAATAGCAGTAATTAATAGCGCTGATGAAGCAATAGGAAATTTTACAATAGTACCGTTCTTACAACAGCAAGGTGTAAATATAGTTGATTGGGCAATAGCCACGGATTTTCAAAATGACGGTAGCAATGGTTGGTTAGAAATAATAGAGCGTTTAGCTATCAAAACTTTTTATGATTTCTCTCCTAACCCAAATTATGCTTTAAGTCAAAAAGCGATTCAAGCGCAAGTACAGCAAGGTAAAGGAATATATCAGGTTTTATCTTTAGGTCAAACAGTAAATGCTGGTTCTGCGGTGATACGACTTGTTAATAACCAATTGCCTATAATTCAAATGCAAATACGCAATCAATCTTGGTTATTTGTAGGAAATCTAAATCCAAACCAACTTAACGAGTTGATCAAAAACCCAAGTTTGCCACGCCCGCAAGTACTTTGGTGTCAAAGCAAATCCTTAAAAGACCTTGTTCCCGTTTTAAAACCACAAGTCGCGATCGCGCCCAATGCTAAGCTTGAGCCTAAAGATATATCAGTACTTAACCGAAGTAAAGTCCAACTATTTTTTACAGGACGAGATGGTGCGATTCAATGGACACCTCAGAGACAATTTGAAGCATTTGTCAGGAATACAGAAGATATTACATCGTTCCTCTAA
- a CDS encoding DUF4079 domain-containing protein: MATLTEILKPIANWFGSLGVPEPIVHWGHPAMMAVVIFVMGTFVGVTGWRSRITEDKEVAVQSRSGHRKLAPWMFLFMMLGSVGGVLSLVMQDKPILQSSHFWTGSIILILLGINATISLTKFGGNKPGLRALHAYLGSTALCVMILHAVLGFKLGVSI, from the coding sequence ATGGCTACTCTGACTGAAATACTAAAACCTATCGCTAATTGGTTTGGCTCTTTAGGTGTTCCCGAACCAATAGTACATTGGGGTCATCCAGCTATGATGGCAGTTGTTATCTTTGTGATGGGTACTTTTGTGGGTGTTACGGGTTGGCGATCGCGAATTACTGAAGATAAAGAAGTTGCGGTTCAAAGTCGTAGCGGTCATCGTAAACTGGCACCGTGGATGTTTTTATTCATGATGTTGGGTTCTGTTGGTGGAGTTTTATCTTTAGTAATGCAAGATAAACCTATTTTACAAAGCTCCCATTTCTGGACTGGCTCAATTATATTGATACTACTAGGAATAAATGCCACAATTTCGTTAACAAAATTTGGGGGTAATAAACCAGGTTTACGAGCGCTTCATGCTTATTTGGGTAGCACTGCGCTTTGCGTAATGATTTTGCACGCCGTACTTGGCTTCAAATTAGGTGTGTCGATTTAA
- the larE gene encoding ATP-dependent sacrificial sulfur transferase LarE, with the protein MYIEKLEKLTALFKEMEKAIIAYSGGVDSTLVAKIAYDVLGDRALAVTAISPSLLPEELEDAKIQAATIGISHQVVETHEMENPNYTSNPINRCYFCKSELHDTLKPLAKKLGYPYVIDGVNADDLRDYRPGIQAAKERGALSPLAEMNVSKAEVRQISQHLGLSWWDKPAQPCLSSRFPYGEEITVQKLQRVGRAEIYLRKLGWNNLRVRSQSDTARIELPPEQIHNFVANTDLESLVSAFQEFGFIYVTLDLEGYRSGKLNQVLNQEDLQPVKS; encoded by the coding sequence ATGTATATAGAAAAATTAGAAAAATTAACAGCTTTATTTAAAGAAATGGAAAAAGCAATAATTGCTTATTCCGGTGGTGTTGATAGTACTTTGGTTGCAAAGATTGCTTATGATGTTTTAGGAGATAGAGCTTTGGCAGTAACGGCTATTTCTCCAAGTTTGTTGCCAGAAGAATTGGAAGATGCCAAAATTCAAGCCGCAACAATTGGGATTAGTCATCAAGTTGTTGAAACTCATGAGATGGAAAATCCCAACTATACTTCTAATCCTATTAATCGTTGCTACTTTTGCAAAAGCGAATTACACGATACCCTTAAACCCTTAGCTAAAAAATTAGGTTATCCCTACGTCATCGATGGAGTAAATGCAGACGATTTACGCGATTATCGTCCTGGTATTCAAGCGGCAAAGGAAAGAGGTGCCCTTTCTCCTTTAGCAGAAATGAATGTAAGTAAAGCAGAAGTCCGTCAGATTTCCCAGCATCTAGGTTTGTCATGGTGGGATAAGCCAGCACAACCCTGTCTTAGCTCTCGCTTTCCTTATGGGGAAGAAATTACTGTACAAAAATTGCAGAGAGTTGGCAGAGCAGAAATATATTTACGTAAATTAGGATGGAATAACTTACGAGTTCGTTCTCAAAGCGATACAGCACGTATAGAACTACCGCCAGAACAAATTCATAATTTTGTCGCTAATACAGATTTAGAATCTTTAGTATCCGCTTTTCAGGAATTTGGTTTTATTTATGTAACTTTAGATTTAGAAGGTTATCGTAGCGGTAAATTGAACCAAGTCTTAAATCAAGAGGATTTACAGCCTGTGAAAAGTTAA
- the glyQ gene encoding glycine--tRNA ligase subunit alpha codes for MNFQSAIAVLNEFWSSQGCLIAQSYDIEKGAGTKNPHTFLRALGPEPWAVAYVEPCRRPTDGRYGENPNRFQYYYQYQVLIKPSPDNIQEIYLDSLKALGIRPEEHDIRFVEDNWEDATVGAWGTGWEVWLDGMEVTQFTYFQQCGGIDCRPVSIEMTYGLERLVMYLQEVEAITKIDWTDNIKYGDVHLQGEIEQCTYNFEASNPQMLLTLFNMYEEEAKQLTEKGLVLPSLDYIMKCSHTFNLLDARGVIAVTERTRYIGRIRSLARKVAQLYVEQREKLGFPLLKKLTV; via the coding sequence TTGAATTTTCAATCTGCTATTGCGGTTTTAAATGAGTTTTGGAGCAGCCAAGGTTGTTTGATTGCTCAGTCATACGATATTGAGAAGGGAGCGGGGACTAAGAATCCGCATACTTTTTTAAGAGCTTTAGGACCAGAACCTTGGGCTGTCGCTTATGTTGAACCTTGTCGTCGTCCCACTGATGGACGTTATGGAGAAAATCCAAACCGTTTTCAATACTATTACCAGTACCAAGTTCTGATAAAACCTTCACCCGATAATATTCAAGAAATTTATTTAGATTCATTGAAGGCTTTGGGGATTCGCCCAGAAGAACACGATATTCGGTTTGTGGAAGATAACTGGGAAGACGCAACAGTTGGTGCTTGGGGAACTGGTTGGGAAGTTTGGCTTGATGGGATGGAAGTTACTCAATTTACTTACTTTCAACAATGTGGTGGGATTGATTGTCGCCCGGTGTCAATTGAGATGACTTATGGCTTGGAACGATTGGTGATGTATCTACAAGAAGTGGAAGCAATTACCAAGATTGATTGGACTGACAATATTAAGTATGGAGATGTCCACCTCCAAGGAGAGATTGAGCAATGTACCTACAATTTTGAAGCTTCAAATCCTCAGATGCTGTTAACTCTATTTAATATGTATGAGGAAGAAGCCAAGCAATTAACTGAGAAGGGTTTGGTTTTACCAAGCTTGGACTATATTATGAAGTGTTCTCATACTTTTAACTTGCTAGATGCAAGGGGTGTGATTGCTGTCACAGAAAGGACTCGCTACATTGGCAGAATTAGAAGCTTGGCAAGGAAAGTAGCTCAACTTTACGTAGAGCAGCGAGAAAAGTTAGGTTTCCCATTGTTGAAAAAGCTTACTGTGTGA
- the hrmK gene encoding hybrid histidine kinase/response regulator HrmK, giving the protein MQQYSSLPEQNSQLDNSSIVLTTVEQLRAELWLERSLNQLQTKLNDCLTSALFHTRATSVSSATHKEQPPQRIKNKQNSQIAITQAEIFQTVVNELYGLFSSSVVAFVAPTAIAIAIAQPEDAVCTISYICPNSKANSQLSPFNLKVGKDKTLQLKLNSEIDFEDLLQLEKQQPQTAFCFSNESLGIIGWFIASSKSPVNSSSGLFVIEQISKLMVEAASMCKATLTKLKHVESLQQQAHHFNNRNQELQRTNQLKNQFLANTSHEIRTPLSSIIGFTHLLLAQGYDPSRQRHHEYLNIIQSSGKHLLALINDILDLSKIEANQLEVNWETIDVSQLCRNVLALVKEKAANKGLQMQLDIDSGVTNMVADPLRLKQILLNLLFNAVKFTKTGTVGLEVKTADNLMYFTVWDTGIGISKENQSELFQPYFQIFNERQINGEEGTGLGLTVTRKLAEIHGGWVEVESEIDKGSRFTIVIPIEQNTDADEETDTHTTIKHKAQTNKNCSLPTSLKSCSHILLVEDDIPNAELIKTYLERLGYQLTWVKNASQMWNALSKQDYSVILIDIVLPDANGITLVKQIRENRQYSNICIIAQTAMAMKGDRDTCLDAGVNDYICKPIDLPLLAKILSEYITL; this is encoded by the coding sequence ATGCAGCAGTATTCAAGCTTACCAGAGCAAAACTCACAATTAGATAATTCATCGATTGTTTTGACGACAGTTGAGCAACTTCGTGCGGAGTTGTGGCTCGAGCGCAGTTTGAATCAACTGCAAACTAAGCTCAATGATTGTCTAACTTCAGCTTTGTTCCATACGAGGGCGACGAGCGTTAGTTCTGCGACTCACAAAGAACAACCTCCGCAAAGGATTAAAAATAAGCAGAACAGTCAAATAGCCATTACACAAGCAGAAATTTTTCAAACAGTAGTAAACGAACTGTATGGCTTATTTAGTTCCAGTGTGGTAGCTTTCGTTGCGCCAACAGCAATAGCGATCGCTATTGCTCAACCAGAAGATGCTGTTTGCACAATTAGCTATATATGTCCTAACTCAAAAGCTAATTCACAACTATCACCGTTCAATTTAAAGGTCGGGAAAGATAAAACACTACAGTTAAAATTAAATTCGGAGATTGATTTTGAGGACTTGCTGCAATTAGAAAAGCAACAACCGCAAACTGCTTTCTGTTTCAGTAATGAATCTTTAGGAATTATAGGCTGGTTTATAGCCTCCTCTAAATCTCCAGTAAATTCCTCTTCAGGTTTGTTTGTAATTGAACAAATCTCAAAATTAATGGTGGAAGCTGCTTCTATGTGTAAGGCAACTTTAACAAAGCTTAAACATGTAGAGTCTTTACAGCAGCAAGCTCATCATTTCAATAATCGCAACCAAGAACTACAGCGTACCAATCAACTCAAAAACCAATTTCTAGCTAATACGAGTCATGAAATTCGCACACCCCTAAGCTCAATTATTGGCTTTACCCATTTACTATTAGCTCAAGGTTACGATCCTAGCAGGCAGCGTCACCATGAGTATTTAAACATTATTCAGTCGAGCGGTAAACATCTACTGGCATTAATCAACGATATTCTTGACTTATCTAAAATTGAAGCCAATCAGTTAGAGGTTAATTGGGAAACAATTGACGTATCCCAGCTATGTAGGAATGTATTAGCCTTAGTTAAGGAAAAAGCTGCAAACAAAGGTTTACAAATGCAGCTTGACATAGACTCTGGTGTTACAAATATGGTTGCCGATCCTTTACGGCTCAAGCAGATACTTTTGAATTTACTTTTCAATGCCGTAAAATTCACTAAAACCGGAACAGTTGGTTTAGAAGTTAAAACTGCAGACAATCTAATGTATTTCACAGTTTGGGATACTGGGATTGGCATCAGTAAAGAAAATCAAAGCGAACTTTTTCAACCATATTTTCAAATTTTTAATGAGAGGCAGATAAACGGTGAAGAAGGTACGGGTTTAGGTTTAACAGTAACTCGTAAACTTGCTGAAATTCACGGTGGCTGGGTTGAAGTAGAATCTGAAATAGATAAAGGCTCGCGTTTTACTATTGTGATTCCTATAGAACAAAATACCGATGCCGATGAAGAAACCGATACCCACACGACAATCAAGCATAAAGCTCAAACCAATAAAAATTGCAGTCTACCAACTTCTTTAAAAAGCTGTTCTCATATTTTGTTAGTAGAAGACGATATACCTAATGCCGAGTTAATCAAAACTTACCTAGAAAGATTAGGATATCAACTAACTTGGGTGAAAAATGCTTCTCAAATGTGGAATGCTTTAAGTAAGCAAGATTACTCAGTGATTTTGATAGATATTGTTTTACCTGATGCTAACGGTATTACATTAGTCAAACAAATTCGAGAAAATCGACAATATTCTAATATTTGCATTATTGCTCAAACAGCAATGGCAATGAAAGGCGATCGCGATACTTGTCTTGATGCAGGAGTCAACGATTATATTTGTAAACCAATCGATCTACCGCTTTTAGCAAAAATCTTATCTGAATATATTACACTTTAG
- a CDS encoding photosystem I protein PsaX, with translation MAKVGVDVPQTDAQAPFPYRTLISIILLAGNILVAAIYFHVINP, from the coding sequence ATGGCTAAAGTTGGTGTAGATGTTCCTCAAACAGATGCTCAAGCACCTTTCCCTTACCGCACCTTAATCAGCATTATTCTACTCGCTGGTAACATCTTGGTAGCGGCAATTTACTTCCATGTTATCAATCCTTAG
- a CDS encoding CapA family protein, with the protein MLNQKLKASLSVGFLGCCFAVGIGISLLMRYQDKILVNDSVVKTATASLESRESKKLATAKKENAAKSIVIKAVGDVIPGTNYPNYRLPDDYNNLIPKPVRAYLSQADILFGNFETTLTNYRYSAKDVSRGQVFAFRSPPEYAKLFSDVGFNVFNVANNHARDFGMVGFKDTMKNLKNAGIETLGHKNQILFLEKNNNKIAMIGFAPYGFYNSIHDLEAAKALIKKARKEANIVIISMHVGAEGTGALHTRNKTEYFYGENRGNSIKFARAMIDAGADLVLGHGPHVPRAMEMYKGKLIAYSLGNFLGYRTLSTVAQAGYSMILEVQMSPKGNVEKAKIIPVRMDRQGIPYIDQNFNTVQLVRYLNKSDFPDSSVKINQQGELIVARENKQN; encoded by the coding sequence ATGTTAAATCAAAAGCTGAAGGCATCGCTTTCAGTGGGCTTTTTAGGCTGCTGTTTTGCGGTAGGTATTGGTATAAGTTTACTCATGCGCTATCAAGACAAAATATTAGTTAATGATAGTGTGGTAAAAACAGCTACAGCATCACTAGAGTCAAGAGAATCTAAGAAGCTTGCAACTGCGAAGAAAGAAAATGCAGCTAAATCAATTGTAATTAAAGCGGTTGGAGATGTGATTCCAGGGACTAATTATCCTAATTATAGACTTCCAGATGATTACAACAATTTAATACCGAAACCAGTAAGAGCTTACTTAAGCCAAGCAGACATTTTATTTGGCAACTTTGAAACGACTTTAACGAATTATCGTTACTCAGCAAAGGATGTTAGTCGAGGACAAGTATTTGCTTTTCGTTCTCCACCAGAATATGCAAAGTTATTTTCTGACGTTGGATTTAATGTATTCAACGTAGCGAACAATCATGCGAGAGACTTTGGCATGGTTGGTTTCAAAGATACTATGAAGAATCTGAAAAACGCTGGCATTGAAACATTAGGTCATAAGAATCAAATTCTCTTTTTAGAAAAAAATAATAATAAAATTGCAATGATAGGTTTTGCACCCTATGGATTTTATAATTCTATTCATGATTTAGAAGCTGCTAAAGCTCTTATAAAAAAAGCACGAAAGGAAGCAAATATAGTAATTATATCCATGCACGTAGGTGCTGAAGGAACTGGAGCTTTACATACAAGAAATAAAACTGAATATTTCTATGGAGAAAATCGAGGAAATTCGATTAAATTCGCTCGGGCAATGATTGATGCAGGAGCAGATTTAGTACTTGGGCACGGACCTCACGTACCTAGAGCAATGGAAATGTATAAAGGAAAACTAATTGCTTATTCTTTAGGCAATTTTTTAGGATATCGGACTTTATCAACTGTTGCACAAGCCGGTTATTCGATGATATTAGAAGTCCAAATGAGTCCGAAAGGGAATGTGGAGAAAGCAAAAATTATTCCTGTACGGATGGATAGACAAGGAATTCCATATATTGACCAAAATTTTAATACCGTTCAATTAGTACGTTATTTAAATAAATCAGATTTTCCCGATTCTTCAGTGAAAATTAATCAACAAGGAGAGTTAATAGTAGCAAGAGAAAATAAGCAAAACTAA